The following DNA comes from Myxococcota bacterium.
GATTCGTGGGCATGCCCGAGATGAAGTTGCAGCCGTACTGCTTCTTGTAGGCCGAGCAGAGCTTGATCCCCGCGATCTTCGCGATCGCGTAGGCCTCGTTCGTGGGTTCGAGGGGGCCGGCGAGGAGGTTGCCCTCGTCGATGGGCTGGGGCGATTCCCGGGGATAGATGCAGGAGCTTCCCAGGTAGAGCAGCTTCTTCACCGAGAAGAGATGCGCGGCGTGCACGACGGTCGCGTGAATCATCAAGTTGTCGTAGATGAAGTTCGCGGGTCGCTTCGAGTTCGGCAGGATGCCGCCGACCGTACCGGCCACGAGGTAGACGTACTCGGGGCGGTTGGCGCGGAACCAGTAGTTCACGGCGGCCTGGTCGCGGAGGTCGAGCTGGTCGCGGGTGGCCCTGAGTACGCGCGTGAAGCCTTCGGCTTCGAGGCGGCGCATGATCGCAGATCCCACCAGGCCGCGGTGTCCCGCCACGAACACCGGCGCATCGAGCGGCAGCGGCTCCCCCATGGCCCAGAACGTAGTCGAGTCGCCCGGCGTCGCCCATGTGGGACGCGACGGCGAGGCCGCGTCGTGGCGCGCTAGCCCTCGCTTCCGACACCGCTGCAAGCGCCGCCGATCCGATCGAACTCGGCGGGCGAGAGCCAGCCGGGCCAGCTCGCCAGCGTGCGGTAGGTCTCGCAGCGCTCGTTCTGGGATTCGAAACGCGGGTCGCCTTCCATCCGCGCGAGCACTGATTGGCTGCTGACCGTCGCGCGAGACACGCGAATGCCTCCGTCCTGCGCGGTGTCGAGCACGAGGTAGCGACCGTCGCCCCAGTCGGGCCACTCCGGCAATTCCCCCTGGCGGCCCTGACCCGGATCGCCGGTCGCCGCGAACTGGGTCCAGTACGAGGTCATCGCCGCGGACAGTGCTTCCGCCTGGGGACGTCGCTCGTCCGAGAAGATGTACTGGGTGAAGTCACCGAGGCTCAGGCGGCCGAACACGAAGGGCACTTCCATGGCACGCGCTGCGCCGACGATGGTCCCGATGTCGAGCCACGCGAGGTCGGGCTGCTCGTCCCAGTCGAAGCGGTAGCCATAGACGCTCGCCCCTTGAGCCGCGCGCATCGTGGTCGCGGGTTCGTCGACGCCGCGCGCCTTCCACATGAGCGAGAGGTACTCGGCGTCGCGCAGGTAGCGCGCCTCGTCCCCCGAGCCGAAGGGCAGGCCGAGCAGCTGCCAGACACTCGCCGAGCTGTAGAGCAGGAACAGGTTGTGTTCGTCTCGGTTGCCCCCGATCAAGATGGGGACCTGGTGGTAGTTGCCCGCCGCGAGCACGCGCAGCGGGTCGGCCTTCGGTAGCACGTGGCCGTCGCGGAAGAGCTGGGGGTGGTCGTAGATGCGCCCCTGGGTCTCGCCGCGGTACGCCTCGAGCAGCTGGGCCGTTGTGGCGCTCCGCAGGACCTCGCGGGTCTGGGCGTCACTCAAGGCGCGCACCCGCTTCCGCGCATCTTCCTCGTTGCTCGCATTGCCGGCGAGCACGAGCAGCTGCGCCACGACTTCCGAGGAGCTCCGCCGGTGGCCCGGCTTGGGGTCGTCCACCAGGTTGCGCGCGGTGTCGAGGGGAGTCGTGTGGAGACTGCCACTCTGCAGGATCGCGCGATGGAAGAGTCCCTCGGCACGGGGCGAGAGCAGCAGGGAGTAGATGTTGGTGGCCCCGCTCGACTCGCCGAAGATGGTGACGCGGTCCGGGTCGCCCCCGAAGTTCGCGATGTTCGCCTGGACCCAATCGAGCGCCGCGATGATGTCGAGGGTGCCGAAGTTTCCGGAGCG
Coding sequences within:
- a CDS encoding carboxylesterase family protein; this translates as MRGDFAAVVILALAVLGFWATREGTKVEYQPTLGLDLSSLRVIDQGEVVGFSPLRGAHAWLGIPYASPPTDALRWRAPRPPERWTKVRAALAHGPACAQFARPVGVTSAASGTGEVTGNEDCLSLNVYAPHFGAEAVPQGAARLPVMVWIHGGNNTIGSAATHDGGTLALSRDVVVVTLQYRLGALGWFSHPALHESGSSTDDRSGNFGTLDIIAALDWVQANIANFGGDPDRVTIFGESSGATNIYSLLLSPRAEGLFHRAILQSGSLHTTPLDTARNLVDDPKPGHRRSSSEVVAQLLVLAGNASNEEDARKRVRALSDAQTREVLRSATTAQLLEAYRGETQGRIYDHPQLFRDGHVLPKADPLRVLAAGNYHQVPILIGGNRDEHNLFLLYSSASVWQLLGLPFGSGDEARYLRDAEYLSLMWKARGVDEPATTMRAAQGASVYGYRFDWDEQPDLAWLDIGTIVGAARAMEVPFVFGRLSLGDFTQYIFSDERRPQAEALSAAMTSYWTQFAATGDPGQGRQGELPEWPDWGDGRYLVLDTAQDGGIRVSRATVSSQSVLARMEGDPRFESQNERCETYRTLASWPGWLSPAEFDRIGGACSGVGSEG
- a CDS encoding GDP-L-fucose synthase; the encoded protein is MGEPLPLDAPVFVAGHRGLVGSAIMRRLEAEGFTRVLRATRDQLDLRDQAAVNYWFRANRPEYVYLVAGTVGGILPNSKRPANFIYDNLMIHATVVHAAHLFSVKKLLYLGSSCIYPRESPQPIDEGNLLAGPLEPTNEAYAIAKIAGIKLCSAYKKQYGCNFISGMPTNLYGPGDNFDLEAAHVLPALMRRFHEAKLRGDREVTIWGSGTPRREFMHVDDLADACLVLMRDYEDEEHVNIGTGEDIEIRALAEMLRDTVHPEADLRFDTSKPDGMPRKRLDVSKLHGLGWRHRVSLEDGVRTTYAWLLEHWDEVVNREAHPMRVDAA